Proteins co-encoded in one Kutzneria chonburiensis genomic window:
- a CDS encoding cation diffusion facilitator family transporter: protein MTEHGHGHGHGHGHGHRRSRLARLRHVIKPHSHDSADRVDTALETSRLGMRTLGWSFAALFVTAVAQLVVVFLSGSVALLGDTIHNFADALTALPLGVAFLLGRRAATRRYTYGLGRAEDLAGVIVVLIIAGSAVVAGWQAVDRLIHPQPVSHLWVVAAAGVIGFLGNEIVARYRIVVGRRIGSAALVADGLHARTDGFTSLAVVLGAGGVALGFPLADPIIGLAITVAILFVLRDAAREVFRRLMDAVDPATIDLAEQTALSVPDVLAAGQVRMRWIGHSLRAELAVTVDAALTVEQAHRIAHDVEHRLVHAVPRLAAAVVHTEPASRAVDAHEVLAHHR from the coding sequence GTGACAGAGCACGGGCATGGCCACGGACATGGGCACGGGCACGGCCACCGGCGTTCGCGGTTGGCGCGGCTCCGGCACGTGATCAAGCCGCACAGCCATGACAGCGCCGACCGCGTGGACACCGCGCTGGAGACGAGCCGGCTGGGCATGCGGACCCTGGGCTGGTCCTTCGCCGCCCTGTTCGTCACCGCCGTCGCGCAGTTGGTGGTGGTGTTCCTCAGCGGCTCCGTCGCGCTGCTCGGCGACACCATCCACAACTTCGCCGACGCCTTGACCGCTCTGCCGCTCGGCGTCGCGTTCCTGCTCGGCCGCCGCGCCGCCACCCGTCGCTACACCTACGGCCTTGGCCGCGCCGAGGACCTGGCCGGCGTGATCGTCGTGCTGATCATCGCCGGCTCGGCCGTGGTCGCCGGCTGGCAGGCCGTCGACCGCTTGATCCACCCGCAGCCGGTCAGCCACCTGTGGGTCGTCGCCGCCGCTGGTGTCATCGGCTTCCTGGGCAACGAGATCGTCGCCCGGTACCGCATCGTCGTCGGCCGCCGCATCGGCTCCGCCGCCCTGGTCGCCGATGGCCTGCACGCCCGGACCGACGGGTTCACGTCGCTGGCCGTGGTGCTCGGGGCCGGCGGTGTCGCGCTCGGTTTCCCGTTGGCTGACCCGATCATCGGCCTGGCGATCACCGTCGCGATCCTGTTCGTGCTCCGTGACGCCGCCCGCGAGGTCTTCCGCCGTCTCATGGACGCCGTCGACCCCGCGACCATCGATCTGGCCGAGCAGACCGCCTTGTCCGTGCCCGATGTCCTTGCCGCCGGCCAGGTTCGCATGCGGTGGATCGGGCACAGCCTCCGCGCCGAGCTCGCCGTCACCGTCGACGCCGCATTGACCGTCGAGCAGGCCCACCGCATCGCCCACGACGTCGAGCACCGCTTGGTGCACGCCGTTCCCCGTCTGGCCGCCGCCGTTGTGCACACCGAGCCCGCTTCGCGCGCCGTAGACGCCCACGAAGTGTTGGCCCATCACCGTTAG
- a CDS encoding ArsR/SmtB family transcription factor yields the protein MCAHKNMAGASGSHQQVDGERLGIAADVLRHLADPTRLHLLYLLGDGEQDVTTLTEQVAASRSSVSQHLGRLRLAGLVQARRDGRRMLYRITSDHLSALVDEALGFADHAVRGIPITPFRGPPAFP from the coding sequence ATGTGCGCGCACAAGAACATGGCAGGTGCCAGTGGTTCGCACCAGCAAGTCGACGGCGAACGCCTCGGCATCGCCGCCGACGTGCTGCGCCACCTCGCCGATCCCACGCGCCTACACCTGCTGTACCTGCTCGGTGACGGCGAGCAGGACGTGACGACCCTCACCGAGCAGGTCGCCGCGTCACGCTCCTCCGTGTCGCAACACCTGGGCCGCCTGCGACTGGCCGGCCTCGTGCAGGCGCGGCGAGACGGCCGCCGCATGCTCTACCGCATCACCAGCGATCACCTGTCGGCGCTGGTCGACGAAGCGCTGGGCTTCGCCGACCACGCCGTGCGGGGAATCCCCATCACTCCGTTTAGAGGTCCACCCGCGTTCCCATGA
- a CDS encoding potassium transporter Kup — protein MSNEGHQRTGMAALAVGALGVVFGDIGTSPLYSLQTVFAIDGGAIRPVAQDVYGVISLVFWAVLLIVSIKYVAFVMRADNDGEGGIMALAALIRRSVAGRTKMVATAVLFGVIGASLFFGDSVITPAISVLSAVEGIEVVSPEIKEIVLPIGVTILVLLFLAQRLGTHRVGRFFGPIMVLWFAVIGLLGLPWVIAKPGILLALSPTSAIAFFVDRPVLAFVAMGAVVLAITGAEALYADMGHFGRPAISRAWFFVVFPALTLNYLGQGALILSQPDAVSNPFFLLAPGWAQIPLIVLATIATVIASQSVISGAFSMARQAVQLGFLPILTIRHTSKEESGQIYVPGINWILLAGVLIITVTFGSSQSLATAYGLAVTGTLLLTTSLFLVLAGAAWRWKWWQLTLVAVVFGGLELVFLAGNLTKIVHGGWLPLLLGALVVTVMLTWQRGRRVVTARRVEIEGSMAEFVDEIRATGTVRVPGTAVFPHPSKETVPLALRANFEFNGVVHEHVVIVTVIPENVPHVPRNERLNVDSLHRNDDGIVHLTVRFGFQDDQDIPSALRDAFMLTSELEVDPDSAFYYLSRVSIEAGPREKGLPRWQKMLFVGLAHNAASPAVYFRLPVERTVIMGTRVDL, from the coding sequence GTGAGCAACGAGGGACACCAGCGCACCGGTATGGCGGCGCTCGCGGTCGGTGCACTCGGCGTCGTGTTCGGCGACATCGGCACCAGCCCGCTGTATTCACTGCAAACCGTGTTCGCCATCGACGGCGGCGCGATCCGGCCGGTCGCCCAGGACGTGTACGGCGTGATCTCGCTGGTGTTCTGGGCCGTGCTGCTGATCGTGTCGATCAAGTACGTGGCCTTCGTGATGCGCGCCGACAACGACGGCGAGGGCGGCATCATGGCCCTGGCCGCGCTGATCCGGCGCAGCGTGGCCGGCCGCACGAAGATGGTCGCCACGGCGGTGCTGTTCGGTGTGATCGGCGCGTCGCTGTTCTTCGGGGACAGCGTGATCACGCCGGCGATCTCGGTGCTGTCCGCGGTCGAGGGCATCGAGGTGGTGTCGCCGGAGATCAAGGAGATCGTGCTGCCGATCGGCGTGACCATCCTGGTGCTGCTGTTCCTGGCGCAGCGGCTGGGCACGCACCGGGTCGGCCGGTTCTTCGGGCCGATCATGGTGCTGTGGTTCGCGGTGATCGGCCTGCTCGGGCTGCCGTGGGTCATCGCCAAGCCCGGCATTCTGCTGGCTTTGTCGCCGACCTCCGCGATCGCGTTCTTCGTGGACCGGCCGGTGTTGGCCTTCGTCGCCATGGGAGCGGTCGTGCTCGCCATCACCGGCGCCGAGGCTTTGTACGCCGACATGGGCCATTTCGGCCGGCCGGCGATCAGCCGAGCCTGGTTCTTCGTGGTCTTTCCCGCATTGACGCTGAACTATCTCGGCCAGGGCGCATTGATTCTCAGCCAGCCGGACGCGGTGTCGAATCCGTTCTTCCTGCTGGCTCCGGGCTGGGCCCAGATCCCGCTGATCGTGCTGGCCACCATCGCCACGGTCATCGCCTCCCAGTCGGTGATCTCCGGCGCGTTCTCCATGGCCCGGCAGGCCGTGCAGCTCGGATTCCTGCCCATTCTCACCATCCGGCACACCTCCAAGGAGGAAAGCGGCCAGATCTACGTGCCCGGCATCAACTGGATCCTGTTGGCCGGCGTCCTCATCATCACCGTCACCTTCGGCTCGTCGCAGTCGCTGGCCACCGCGTACGGGCTGGCCGTCACCGGCACGCTGCTGCTCACGACCTCGCTGTTCCTGGTGCTGGCCGGCGCCGCGTGGCGGTGGAAGTGGTGGCAGCTCACCCTGGTCGCGGTCGTGTTCGGCGGCCTGGAGCTGGTGTTCCTCGCCGGCAACCTGACCAAGATCGTGCACGGCGGCTGGCTGCCGCTGCTGCTCGGCGCGCTCGTCGTCACGGTGATGCTGACCTGGCAGCGCGGTCGCCGTGTCGTCACCGCCCGGCGGGTCGAGATCGAGGGCTCCATGGCCGAATTCGTCGACGAGATCCGCGCCACCGGCACCGTCCGCGTGCCCGGCACCGCCGTCTTCCCGCATCCGTCCAAGGAGACCGTGCCGCTGGCGCTGCGCGCCAACTTCGAATTCAACGGCGTCGTCCACGAGCACGTGGTCATCGTGACCGTGATTCCGGAGAACGTGCCGCATGTGCCGCGCAATGAGCGTCTGAACGTCGATTCCCTGCACCGCAACGACGACGGAATCGTGCATCTCACGGTCCGTTTCGGTTTCCAGGACGACCAGGACATCCCGTCGGCGCTGCGGGACGCCTTCATGCTCACCTCCGAGCTGGAGGTCGACCCGGACTCGGCCTTCTATTACCTGTCGCGCGTGAGCATCGAGGCCGGGCCGCGGGAGAAGGGCCTGCCGCGGTGGCAGAAGATGCTGTTCGTCGGCCTGGCCCACAATGCCGCCAGCCCGGCGGTGTATTTCCGGCTGCCGGTGGAGCGGACCGTCATCATGGGAACGCGGGTGGACCTCTAA
- a CDS encoding nuclear transport factor 2 family protein, with protein MREIFGRYVHAGALSRDADALAELFTEDGVLEAPLVPEGHPFPNRMAGREAIRKGMAEYYQRPVGGPGVVDTARSSFVVHDTADPDVFIAEIDTVVDGAAMSLVQIVRLRDGKIARLRDYFAPDTLA; from the coding sequence GTGCGGGAGATCTTCGGGCGCTATGTGCACGCCGGCGCGCTCAGCCGCGACGCCGACGCGCTGGCCGAGCTGTTCACCGAGGACGGCGTGCTGGAGGCGCCGCTGGTGCCGGAGGGGCATCCGTTCCCGAATCGGATGGCCGGCCGCGAGGCGATCCGCAAGGGCATGGCCGAGTACTACCAGCGGCCGGTCGGCGGCCCGGGTGTGGTCGACACGGCGCGGTCCAGCTTCGTGGTGCACGACACCGCCGATCCGGACGTGTTCATCGCCGAGATCGACACCGTGGTGGACGGCGCGGCGATGTCGTTGGTGCAGATCGTGCGCCTGCGCGACGGGAAGATCGCTCGCCTGCGTGACTATTTCGCGCCCGACACGCTGGCGTAG
- a CDS encoding class I SAM-dependent methyltransferase, with the protein MTLLTRALDAAFGHPRGVAGRLGGSIMARGNREQERDAVAAASLSSGECALVIGHGPGLGVVLAAEAVSPGGHVIGVDPSDVMRTMAAERSAGAVQTGDIELRTGTAEHTGCATGSVDAAISVNNVMHWKRATGFAELRRVLRPGGRLVVSVHRHVLDVEPGRLRAEAEAAGFVDVTVAYRDRAVELVGFRA; encoded by the coding sequence ATGACGTTGCTCACGCGCGCCCTCGACGCCGCGTTCGGCCACCCGCGCGGCGTCGCCGGCCGGCTGGGCGGGTCGATCATGGCGCGCGGCAACCGTGAGCAGGAACGCGACGCCGTCGCCGCAGCGTCGCTGAGCTCCGGCGAATGCGCGCTGGTCATCGGGCACGGGCCGGGGCTCGGTGTCGTGCTGGCCGCCGAGGCGGTCTCCCCCGGCGGCCACGTGATCGGCGTCGACCCGTCGGACGTCATGCGGACGATGGCCGCCGAGCGCTCCGCCGGCGCGGTCCAGACGGGCGACATCGAGCTGCGCACCGGCACCGCCGAGCACACGGGTTGCGCCACCGGGTCGGTCGACGCGGCGATCTCCGTGAACAACGTGATGCACTGGAAGCGGGCCACCGGGTTCGCCGAGCTGCGCCGGGTGCTGCGGCCGGGCGGCCGGCTGGTGGTCAGCGTCCACCGGCACGTGTTGGACGTCGAGCCCGGCCGGCTGCGGGCCGAGGCCGAGGCGGCCGGGTTCGTGGACGTCACGGTGGCGTACCGGGATCGCGCGGTGGAGCTGGTCGGCTTCAGGGCCTGA
- a CDS encoding quinone oxidoreductase family protein: MKAAVLTRFGAPLTVTTVPDPVPGTGEVLVEVVAASVIPYTDEVIAGSRGFQLNLPITLGAGAVGRVRAVGPDATRLRVGDWVLCDPTIRSRDDALTPDIMLQGWSARGDGGLHLQDYVGNGSFAEQLLVPTENAVPLGAFDRADAGRLAAAATVCLVPYGGLLAAELQAGETVLISGATGNFGSAGVAMALAMGAATVIAPGRDEKMLAELENRFGRRVRTVRLGGTQEMLDAAPGPIDVVLDLLPPSAGNEPVRQAAMTVRERGRVVLMGGVQDDISLPYRWLMRNSITLRGQWLHPRTANRSFIELIKAGLLDLNQFDVTEFALDDIADAVDHAATSGRFTATVIRP, translated from the coding sequence ATGAAGGCCGCAGTGCTCACGAGATTCGGCGCCCCGCTGACCGTGACGACCGTGCCCGATCCCGTGCCGGGCACGGGTGAGGTCCTGGTGGAAGTCGTTGCCGCGTCGGTCATCCCGTACACCGACGAGGTGATCGCCGGCTCGCGCGGCTTCCAGCTGAACCTGCCGATCACGCTCGGCGCCGGCGCGGTCGGCCGGGTCCGTGCCGTCGGCCCCGACGCGACGCGGCTGCGAGTGGGGGACTGGGTGCTGTGCGATCCGACGATCCGGTCCCGCGACGATGCCCTCACGCCCGACATCATGTTGCAGGGCTGGAGCGCTCGCGGGGACGGTGGCCTGCACCTTCAGGACTATGTCGGCAACGGCTCCTTCGCGGAGCAACTCCTTGTCCCCACGGAGAACGCGGTGCCGTTGGGTGCTTTCGACCGGGCCGACGCCGGCCGGTTGGCGGCGGCCGCGACGGTGTGCCTGGTGCCGTACGGGGGATTGCTCGCGGCCGAGTTGCAGGCCGGCGAGACCGTGTTGATCAGCGGCGCCACCGGCAACTTCGGCAGCGCCGGCGTCGCGATGGCGTTGGCCATGGGCGCGGCCACCGTGATCGCGCCCGGCCGTGACGAGAAGATGTTGGCGGAACTGGAGAATCGCTTCGGCCGTCGCGTCAGGACGGTCAGGCTCGGCGGCACGCAGGAGATGCTGGACGCCGCCCCGGGGCCGATCGACGTCGTGCTGGACCTGCTGCCGCCGTCGGCCGGCAACGAACCCGTTCGTCAGGCGGCGATGACGGTACGGGAACGCGGCCGGGTGGTGCTGATGGGCGGCGTGCAGGACGACATCTCGTTGCCGTACCGGTGGTTGATGCGCAACAGCATCACCCTGCGCGGTCAGTGGCTGCACCCGCGCACGGCCAACCGGTCATTCATCGAGTTGATCAAGGCGGGCCTGCTCGACCTGAACCAGTTCGACGTCACGGAGTTCGCGCTCGACGACATCGCCGACGCCGTCGACCACGCCGCCACGAGCGGCCGGTTCACGGCGACGGTGATCAGGCCCTGA
- a CDS encoding helix-turn-helix transcriptional regulator, with amino-acid sequence MPAGLGEFLRSRRERLTPEAVGLPLGRRRRTPGLRREEVAELAGIGVDWYIRLEQGRTVRPSVATVDALAAALRLDDTERAHLGLLAQQTVRPLFVRETVPAAVKAVIAGLDQPAYATGRRWDVLAWNDAARELFTDFDACAPDDRNILVYLLLDPATRKLFGRGWAVMARHTVAQFRAAHDVWAGDPLFTSLAARLSAGSPQFRAWWEDHDISVGRGSGRKVLHHPIRGTVAYDFANFQANDEPAVRLTVFTPAG; translated from the coding sequence ATGCCTGCCGGACTGGGCGAGTTCCTGCGCTCCCGCCGCGAACGCCTGACCCCCGAAGCCGTCGGCCTCCCCCTCGGCCGCCGTCGCCGCACGCCCGGACTGCGCCGTGAAGAGGTCGCCGAGCTCGCCGGCATCGGCGTCGACTGGTACATCCGCCTGGAGCAGGGCCGCACCGTGCGCCCGTCCGTCGCCACCGTCGACGCCCTGGCCGCCGCCCTGCGCCTCGACGACACCGAGCGGGCGCATCTCGGCCTGCTGGCCCAGCAGACCGTGCGGCCGCTGTTCGTGCGCGAAACCGTGCCGGCGGCGGTGAAAGCCGTGATCGCCGGTCTTGATCAGCCCGCGTACGCCACCGGTCGGCGCTGGGATGTGCTGGCCTGGAACGACGCCGCCCGGGAGCTGTTCACCGACTTCGACGCCTGCGCCCCCGACGACCGCAACATCCTCGTCTATCTGCTGCTCGATCCCGCCACCCGCAAGCTCTTCGGTCGCGGCTGGGCCGTGATGGCCCGACACACCGTCGCCCAGTTCCGTGCCGCGCACGACGTCTGGGCCGGCGATCCCCTGTTCACCAGCCTCGCCGCCCGGCTCTCCGCCGGCTCGCCCCAGTTCCGCGCCTGGTGGGAGGACCACGACATCTCCGTCGGCCGCGGCTCCGGCCGCAAGGTGCTGCACCACCCGATCCGCGGCACCGTGGCCTACGACTTCGCCAACTTCCAGGCCAACGACGAGCCGGCGGTGCGGCTCACCGTCTTCACACCGGCGGGTTGA
- a CDS encoding LacI family DNA-binding transcriptional regulator, with protein MRGGTPTLAEIAREAGVSTPTVSKVLNGRADVAPATRARVEELLQRHGYRRRAAGPPSRLFDLVFHELESAWAMEVIRGVENVAREEKLHVVLSESAGALSPGQSWVDGVLARRPCGVVLVLSDLDTVQRTQLASREIPFVVLDPAGDPADGVPAVGTNNWLGGVTATRHLIDLGHVRIGLIGGPSRMLCSRARLDGYRAALETAGLRFDPRLVREGDFHFEAGYSAGRDLLSLATPPTAVFAGNDLQALGLYEAARELGLRVPADLSVVGFDDLPLARWVGPPLTTIRQPLVAMAETAARLALSLGRGETPATTRVDLATSLVIRHSTAALNPPV; from the coding sequence ATGCGTGGTGGCACGCCGACGCTGGCGGAGATTGCCCGGGAAGCCGGCGTGTCCACGCCGACCGTCTCCAAGGTCCTCAACGGGCGCGCCGACGTCGCCCCGGCCACGCGGGCGCGGGTCGAGGAGCTGTTGCAGCGGCACGGCTATCGCCGTCGCGCCGCCGGTCCGCCGTCCCGGCTGTTCGATCTCGTCTTCCACGAGCTCGAGAGCGCGTGGGCGATGGAGGTCATTCGCGGCGTGGAAAACGTTGCCCGCGAAGAGAAGCTGCACGTCGTGCTGTCCGAGTCGGCCGGGGCGCTGTCGCCCGGCCAGTCGTGGGTGGACGGTGTGCTGGCCCGCCGTCCCTGCGGCGTCGTGCTCGTGCTCAGCGACCTCGACACCGTCCAGCGGACCCAGCTCGCCAGTCGCGAGATCCCTTTTGTGGTGCTCGATCCCGCCGGCGATCCGGCCGACGGTGTGCCGGCCGTCGGCACCAACAACTGGCTCGGTGGCGTCACCGCCACCCGGCACCTGATCGACCTCGGGCACGTTCGCATCGGTCTCATCGGCGGCCCGTCGCGCATGCTGTGCAGCCGTGCCCGCCTCGACGGCTATCGCGCCGCCCTCGAAACAGCCGGTCTGCGTTTCGATCCCCGGCTCGTCCGTGAAGGCGACTTCCACTTCGAGGCCGGCTACTCCGCCGGCCGCGACCTGCTGTCCCTGGCGACGCCGCCCACCGCCGTCTTCGCCGGCAACGACCTCCAGGCCCTCGGCCTCTACGAAGCCGCCCGCGAACTGGGGCTTCGCGTGCCGGCCGACCTCAGCGTCGTCGGCTTCGACGACCTGCCGCTGGCCCGGTGGGTCGGCCCGCCGCTGACCACCATCCGCCAACCCCTCGTGGCCATGGCCGAGACCGCCGCCCGCCTGGCGTTGTCGCTGGGCCGCGGCGAAACTCCCGCCACCACCCGCGTCGATCTGGCGACTTCGCTGGTCATCCGCCACAGCACCGCCGCCCTCAACCCGCCGGTGTGA
- a CDS encoding alpha/beta fold hydrolase has protein sequence MSGIRSFDGVRIAYQELGVGRPVVLVHGFMGNGSQWITGGHAAALAAAGFRVIMPDLRGHGGSERHCDYPPDVLADDLLALVAELGLDDYDLGGYSLGGRVTLRALVRGARPRRAIIAGQGITGGGAGNRRALAAIARGGELDEEARQFAGWLSQLDADPQAMLHVLDAQVPTSVDEARRIEVPTLVVVGDRDERRASAADLAAALPSSQYLLVPGDHWTAFTSPELSTAVLDWSSKPFDAR, from the coding sequence GTGTCTGGCATTCGGAGTTTCGACGGCGTACGGATCGCGTATCAGGAACTGGGGGTGGGCCGGCCCGTCGTGCTCGTGCACGGTTTCATGGGCAACGGCTCGCAGTGGATCACCGGCGGCCATGCGGCGGCACTCGCCGCCGCGGGCTTCCGCGTGATCATGCCCGACCTGCGCGGACACGGCGGCAGCGAGCGGCACTGCGACTATCCGCCGGACGTGCTGGCCGACGACCTGTTGGCCCTGGTCGCCGAGCTCGGGCTAGACGACTACGACCTCGGCGGGTACTCGCTGGGCGGCCGGGTGACGCTGCGGGCGCTCGTTCGCGGCGCTCGGCCTCGTCGGGCGATCATCGCTGGTCAGGGCATTACCGGTGGCGGCGCTGGCAATCGCCGGGCGCTGGCCGCGATCGCGCGGGGCGGAGAGCTCGACGAGGAGGCCCGGCAGTTCGCGGGCTGGTTGTCCCAGCTCGATGCCGATCCCCAGGCCATGCTGCATGTTCTCGACGCCCAGGTGCCGACCTCGGTCGACGAGGCGCGGCGGATCGAGGTGCCGACGCTGGTGGTCGTCGGCGATCGTGACGAGCGTCGCGCCTCCGCCGCCGACCTCGCTGCCGCCCTGCCGTCGTCGCAGTATCTGCTGGTGCCCGGCGATCACTGGACCGCCTTCACCAGCCCCGAACTCAGCACGGCCGTCCTCGACTGGTCTTCGAAACCTTTCGACGCCCGGTAG
- a CDS encoding SDR family oxidoreductase produces MDISGNTIFIPGATSGIGLALALALTERGNKVIIGGRRTAILEQLAAEHPEIDTVVIDTADPGSITAAAKEVLAGHPSLNVLIAMAGIMQVEDWHRPEGFLASAERVVTTNVLGPIRLVAAFVEHLQSRPDATIVTVSSGLAFTPLRVTPSYNASKAAIHMLSESLRLQLSDTSVKVLELEPPSVRTPLMPGQEDNEHAMPLDEFIDEVMTLIETQPDAKEIQVERVKFLRYGEARGDYDHVVSVLNGTDPHGR; encoded by the coding sequence ATGGACATCAGCGGAAACACCATCTTCATCCCCGGCGCGACCAGCGGCATCGGCCTCGCCCTGGCGCTGGCCCTCACCGAGCGGGGCAACAAGGTCATCATCGGCGGCCGCCGGACCGCCATCCTGGAGCAGCTGGCCGCCGAGCACCCGGAGATCGACACCGTGGTGATCGACACCGCCGACCCGGGCAGCATCACCGCGGCGGCCAAGGAGGTGCTGGCCGGGCACCCGTCACTGAACGTGCTCATCGCGATGGCCGGCATCATGCAGGTCGAGGACTGGCACAGGCCCGAGGGCTTCCTGGCCTCGGCCGAACGCGTCGTCACGACCAACGTGCTCGGCCCGATCCGCCTGGTCGCCGCATTCGTCGAGCACCTTCAGTCCCGGCCAGACGCCACCATCGTCACCGTCTCCTCGGGGCTGGCGTTCACCCCGCTCAGGGTCACGCCCAGTTACAACGCCTCCAAGGCGGCCATCCACATGCTCAGCGAGTCGCTGCGGCTGCAGCTGTCCGACACCTCCGTCAAGGTCCTGGAGCTGGAGCCGCCGTCGGTGCGCACGCCGCTGATGCCGGGGCAGGAGGACAACGAGCACGCCATGCCGCTCGACGAGTTCATCGACGAGGTCATGACGTTGATCGAGACGCAGCCCGACGCCAAGGAGATCCAGGTCGAGCGGGTCAAGTTCCTCCGCTACGGCGAGGCGCGCGGCGACTACGACCACGTCGTGAGCGTGCTGAACGGGACCGACCCGCACGGCAGGTAG
- a CDS encoding helix-turn-helix transcriptional regulator, with translation MDRAALAAFLRTRREALQPADIGLPTGARRRTQGLRREEVASLAAMSTDYYTRLEQERGPQPSEQMLAALARALRLTTPERDYLFQVAGRNAPSSVSVTAHVAPALMRVLDRLDDTPALILSSLGEILVQNRMSRALMGDLTVYTGHARSEVYRWFTDPEQRKLYPPDDHARQSRAMVANLRAAYGQMGPKSRAGELAALLSKESAEFAELWERQEVAKRFVDHKVLMHPELGAIEVDCQALFTEDQSQALLVLTAAPRTEGYEKLQLLGVLGNERFEVSN, from the coding sequence ATGGATCGAGCTGCACTGGCCGCGTTCCTGCGGACCCGGCGGGAGGCGCTGCAACCGGCGGACATCGGCCTGCCCACGGGTGCGCGCCGGCGTACGCAGGGGCTGCGCCGGGAGGAGGTGGCGTCGCTGGCGGCGATGTCCACCGACTACTACACGCGGCTGGAGCAGGAGCGGGGTCCGCAGCCGAGCGAGCAGATGCTGGCCGCGCTGGCCCGCGCGTTGCGGCTGACGACCCCGGAGCGGGATTACCTGTTCCAGGTGGCCGGCCGCAACGCGCCGTCCTCGGTATCCGTCACCGCGCACGTCGCCCCGGCGTTGATGCGGGTGTTGGACCGGTTGGACGACACGCCGGCGTTGATCTTGTCCAGCCTGGGCGAGATTCTCGTGCAGAACCGGATGTCCCGGGCGCTGATGGGCGATCTGACCGTCTACACCGGACACGCGCGCAGCGAGGTCTACCGCTGGTTCACCGATCCTGAACAGCGCAAGCTCTATCCGCCGGACGACCATGCCCGGCAGAGCCGGGCCATGGTGGCCAATCTCCGTGCGGCGTACGGGCAGATGGGTCCGAAGTCCCGAGCCGGCGAGCTGGCGGCCTTGCTGTCCAAGGAAAGCGCCGAGTTCGCCGAGCTGTGGGAACGGCAGGAGGTGGCGAAGCGGTTCGTCGACCACAAGGTGCTCATGCACCCGGAGCTGGGTGCGATCGAGGTCGACTGCCAGGCCTTGTTCACGGAGGACCAGTCGCAGGCGCTGCTGGTGCTGACCGCCGCGCCGCGGACCGAGGGCTACGAGAAGCTCCAGCTGCTCGGGGTGCTCGGCAACGAGCGTTTCGAGGTCAGTAACTGA
- a CDS encoding endonuclease/exonuclease/phosphatase family protein, translating into MITVATWNVLHRIHADNWGEEVAGSWPDESKRVAAVAQRVGELTEDVVALQEVSGDLLAALRETGRTVHAMRYPRLPRPRVTASPLTDNTEYLVLLVNGPSRELGAEAFPTDGGKGALAVDVQGLTVVATHVSWGNKRKSQLARLAELAPAPAVLLGDFNADADTVLASLGENFRAARLPAGVKTRGEQVIDHVIVHGATATNAEVLNADGLSDHSPVRAAISY; encoded by the coding sequence GTGATCACCGTCGCTACCTGGAACGTGCTGCACCGCATCCATGCCGACAACTGGGGCGAGGAGGTGGCCGGCAGCTGGCCGGACGAGTCGAAACGGGTCGCCGCGGTCGCGCAGCGGGTGGGGGAGCTGACCGAGGACGTCGTGGCGTTGCAGGAGGTCAGCGGTGATCTGCTCGCGGCGCTGCGCGAGACCGGCCGGACGGTACACGCGATGCGGTACCCGCGGCTGCCGCGGCCTCGAGTGACGGCGTCGCCGCTGACGGACAACACGGAATACCTCGTGCTCCTGGTCAACGGTCCCAGCCGCGAGCTCGGCGCGGAAGCGTTCCCGACCGATGGCGGCAAGGGCGCGCTGGCCGTCGACGTGCAGGGCCTCACCGTGGTCGCGACCCACGTGAGCTGGGGAAACAAGCGCAAAAGCCAGCTGGCCCGGCTGGCCGAGCTGGCCCCGGCGCCGGCGGTGCTGCTCGGCGACTTCAACGCCGACGCCGACACCGTGCTGGCGAGCCTGGGCGAAAACTTTCGGGCAGCGCGGCTGCCGGCCGGCGTGAAGACCCGAGGCGAGCAGGTCATCGACCACGTGATCGTGCACGGCGCGACGGCCACCAACGCCGAGGTGCTCAACGCCGACGGCCTGTCCGACCACAGCCCCGTGCGGGCGGCGATCAGTTACTGA